Within the Paramormyrops kingsleyae isolate MSU_618 chromosome 2, PKINGS_0.4, whole genome shotgun sequence genome, the region GGTGAGTATCTATATTTAGGAGATACTCTGTGCTTAATGCTATAATATTCTAACCTACAAATAAAATTACTGAAAGTTGCAAAGAACGTTTATGAACCGAGCTGTACAAAACACTGGATGGCACTGTAGCATATGAGCAACCACAGAAAACGAGGTCAGAGAGATGAAGCTGATGGTAGCCCGGGTGCTCAGGGCTACTGCCAGGAAACCTTGTTGTGCAAAACAATATTGAAAACACAAACTGTCGTGTTATCAAATTAGTGTTTATTGTACAGGATGTTAAAAGCTTAATCCAGTAATGCGCTTATTTTAATTAAGCTAATGTCATTTCCTTTCTTGGTTGAATACGATTAGTTTCATCGTTATTGTAATATACTTTTAATAATAtacttaaattttattaataGCTGGATTATCTTAATATTCAAAGATATCCCTAATAGCTTTCAGGCTCTGATATGACGTATTTGACTATTATGTTTCACAAGTCAGTGCGATTGCAGTTGATTTAGCTTTGGTGGTGTTTTTAGTTAAGCGCCACCATGTGGTGAAGCGATGTGGTACATGGCCAGCTGTCAGAGAGCAGCCTCAACTTGTGCTTGTTTCATTTCTTAGGAGCAACACTGCGATGGTGAGCTTCCAGAAAGGCGAAAGTGTCGGTCTGCGCCTGGCTGGGGGCAACGATGTGGGTATCTTCATCGCAGGAGTCCAGGAGGGCAGCCCAGCCGAGGAAGAGGGGCTCCAAACCGGGAACCAAATCCTGAAGGTGTGTCTTTCAGCTGTATTTCCACCATTCTTTTTTTCCTGAGGACAGCCGCATATCCCCATGTGCTGAATGCAGTTTATCATAGTCTGCAAGGTTCTCAAGATCCCAAATTTCCAAGTTTTTCTGGGGAATTTTTGGAAATTGATGCCATAAAATGTGAAAGAATCTCATTCACATATCCAGCCTTGTTACTTCTGTTGGCATCTGGCATTGTCCTGTAATACATCATTTCTTTTATACTTACTAGGCAGACATATATACCCCATTATACTTAAATGTTTGGCAAATAATTGTAAATAATCTTTTGGGCCATTTGAGGGGACAGGTGGCCTCATAACCTTCAATCAGATGGTCATGGTTTAAATCATGTGTTATCTTCTGCTCCCTAATTCTGATTATCGCTGTAGTTACATTTTTTGCAGCTGTCATTTTACAGACTTGAGAAAATTAGTCTCCTAAGACATCTGAGAAAGTTTAGTATAGGCCGTTAAAAACAACAACCAGTTTCTGAAAACCTTGAGCTCCAGTTTGCTGCTGTTTGGTGTTAGCAGTGGGATTTAATGACACACCATCTGCACTGCAACTGGACTATTCAGATGCCTGGTGTCATGCGGAGCTGCACTCTGGCTGATCGCGTCCCTCTGCATCCCTGCAGGTGAACAATGTCGACTTCAGGGGCCTCGTCCGAGAGGAAGCGGTGTTGTTCTTGTTGGAGATACCCAAAGGGGACACCGTGACCATACTGGCACAGAGCAAGTCCGATGGTGTGTGCCAACCCCCCACTCCCATCAAACACCCACTGTCTACACTTTCAGCATGTCCCTTAAACAACAACAGTAACCATTTTGTTTCCTAACCACAATTTGCACAATTACTCTTGGCTTTGGGGTCTCAGTGGTCTCATTAGAGGTTACATCAGTGGCATGACACTAATAGTTGAGAATTAGAAGTTCTAGAACTAGGGATGTCACAATGGCCTCTTTCACATGAATGCACATCACTCTGTAAGCGTTTTAGCAGTAGCCCCCTCCCCGCAAGAAGCAGTAATCATCAGTCATAAGGGCTCATTCTTTTTATCAGTCTATATCAACAATAGCTAAATGTGTTAGTTAAAAAAGATAGTAAAACTAATGCAATTATAAAATGATACATAATTAAAACTATCAGCCCTTTATTGTCTACATCAGTGAGCTGCAGACCTGACTTTTGTTGTTCAGCCTGACAGCGACATGTTCATGGCCATCTTTGTTTCATAGTTTAACTGGTAGCATCGACACTAGAAAAAGAACTGGCAGGAACCAGTTTTAGCTGGTGACATCATGGCCTGTGCTCTTCGTGGTGCCAGGACAACTCTTTCCCACCCTTGGCAGGATTGGCATGAGGGAAAAGGGCATTTTTAGAATATGCAAAGCAAGCTCTGGAACGTGACAGCGGAGAAACATGATGCGATCTGGAAGCTGGCTTTCCAGCCTCATCCAGCCCACAGTGATACAAGAttctctgtgtgtttttctcCAAGGCTGTAATACTATAATACTGCCATCCTGCCTCAAGCAGCAATGTAGCATGACTGAGGACAGTCATATCACCGTTGTGCCAGGTCCCTTTGATTATGCGGGCAGTTTCTGTGTTGCACTGCCAGCGAGGTGCCCTACTTTGCGGGACAGATTTGACATTAACACGATGCTGAGGcggtatgcatgcatgtgtgtgtgtgtgtgtgtctgcgcgtttgtgtgtgtgttgctgggCCTGCGTGAGCCTGGGCTCATCTGTGGAGCAGTAATCCATTAGCAAGTCAAATTCTGTAAAGCAAGCAGGTGGGTGAGAGAGGGCTGAGCATTTGGAGCTGCTTTTGAACTTGGAATCCCACCAACTCTGGTATCTGGGTCCCGCCAGGGTGCAACCGGAAGGAACGTGGGCTGGGTAGCAATGACCTCGGCTGTAGCTGCTGCTATTTGTCCCCCTGCCTGGGACAGCGCCCCCCCCAGGGGACTGCCGGCTAACTGCCCCTCCCCACcagagggagagtgagagaggggggagatATCAGACTGGCTCAGAGCTTCAGGAAGTatgggcgggggaggggggggggagtgggagtGTAACAGCAGAATGATAAAGTAGGGAGGGGTGAAGAGTGTTATTTGGGGTTGTGTTATTGTTCTAAGTAGAAAATTATACTAGTTTAgccccatttaaaaaaaaaaaacataatgggAAACTGTATTAAACAGCAGAAATACTTACAAAGGCCTATAGCTCCATATCATTGAGGATTTGTACAATGTTACAATACTGACACTAAGGATACAATAGCCGTTGTGTATAGTACCTCTGACTACATGGATTTTTCTGAACTACTGCCTCATTCATctctgtaaaaagaaaagtgaACAGCAGGTGGCAGTAACAATCCCTCTTCTTGAAATAATTGCTCGGATATCTTTTAAAAAAGGGATTTTGTATGCatttacaaaatacatttaagaTTCACTCATGAGGCACGGTGTCTCAGTAGGTAGCCCTGTTATCCCACACCTTTAGGGTTGAGGGTTCGAAGCCCTCTTTTTTTCTGCCTGTATTGAGTTTACATGTTCACCCCATGTCATGCAAGTTTCCTGTCACAGACTAACATGCTCTTTGGTATCTCTGtgttgtgtgcgtgtgcacatgtgccctgcaatggactggtatcccatccaggctgtaccttgtgccctgtgatgcctgGAATAGACTCCATGATCCTCCCACAAACCTTAATAGGATAAGTCATTTATTAAAGGGTGAAAGTGCTATTATAATCGTATTaatgatgttttcatgaaatacatttttagttcACTAGCTACCTGTGGAGGACTTTACACCAAGTAAATTTTTTGGCCTAGTTAACCCTTTCAAATATAGTATCACAGTGAAGTTCTTTCTGTGTTTGatgttaaatgtatttttacattcTATATTTAGTGCAGCCCAGGTTTCTGTAATTTAACGCTGGAGAGGTGCAGGTTTTCCTACTGGAGGTGACCCAACCAGAGGCTCATTTGTCTCTCTGCCTTGTTCCAGTTTACAAGGACATCCTGGCATCCGGCCGAGGGGACTCGTTCTTCATCAGGACCCACTTTGAGTATGAAAAGGAGTCTCCACAGGGTCTGTCCTTCTCACGGGGAGAGATCTTTAAGGTGGTGGACACCCTATATGATGGAAAACTGGGCAACTGGCTGGCTGTTCGAGTAGGAGGAGACAACCGGCTTCTGGAGAAGGGCATCATTCCGAATAAAAGCAGGTAACGTTGTTGCTGTTACGCCGCTATTCTTGTTGGATTGGTTGTGCATTATTACTACTAGGTTGTGCTATTTCTGGTATCCTATGCTATAGGATGTTTGGCATTTTTCTTCACCTCTAGAGTCTCTTGTAGGCCGTAAATGAAGAATGTCTTGCATCAGGCCCCAGATACACTGAGCTTCCAGCATTTCCACTTGCAGCTTGCGGCACTGAGGTTTTAAACTCACGCCGTACGCGGTGAGAATGAGAAAGGCCCTTAGCGTAAGGCCCGGCAGCTGTGAGTGATGTGCTAGGTGTTAAATCAATTTCAGCAGAGCTTCGTCAGTGGCTCACGCCTCCCTGCGCCAGTCTGCAGGGGATAGAGAACAGGAGGAGAGTTAGGGCCCCCAGCAGGAATAAAAGGTCTTTACAGCTACTTTCATCCAATCCCTTGTAAGTAACGTATTAGATGCTTAGACACGAGAAAATGTCAGAGGAAGGAGTCTATTTGCTGGAAGATTAGACTGACAGAGGATGAGGCTGGAGTGTGTCCTTCATTTGACCTCCCTCGACGAGCCTGTACCCTCAAAGAGCTTGGTCTTTCTCCCCCTGTAGGGTGACAGCACCATATAGTCACCagctgatatatatatataagaaattCCACAACAATTGTCATCATATCATTCTGTATGAAAGGCTTCACTGTGTAGCAAACATCTCCCATATCACGGTCTGAGCTTATTAAGGTAGATTTACCTTAGTCGATAAAAGTTACACACAGGAAGTGTTTTGACATCTGTCTTTCGTCATCAGGGCTGATCAAATGGCCAGTGTGCAGAACTCTCAAAAGGGGGCAGGAAACGACAGGGCAGATTTCTGGAGGTTGCGTGGCCAAAGGGCAGCTCGGAAAAAGGACCTTCGGAAGACCCGCGATGATATGGGTTCCACCCCCATTGGTACCCGGTTCCCTGCCTACGAGAGGGTGGTCTTACGAGAAGGTAAGTCCTTTTAGTCTCCTTGACTCCCTTGCCTGTTACAGAGTGGTCTAGATTAAGCATGTCCCCTTACAGACATGGCCTCTGAGGGATTGGGCAGTTCAGGTGGCCTTCTAATCAAGAGTCATCGGATTATATCAATCAAATATGAGGTGCACCTGACAGGGTTGTAGAACCATGTTATAGAGATATCGTGTTCATCTTACATCAACTGAAACTTGGTGCAAGGATTTATCAGGGATTTACTGCTTGTATCTGGACCTTTGGAGATCCCAGGTGGCCCCTGTGTCTGCAGACTCTCAAAAAAAGAAGAGGCTTTTCAGAGAGCTTGGAAAGTAACGGGAGCGATGAGAAGAggcagaaaagaaaacaaatctgCACTCCCAAGCATGTCTCAGGATCACAGTGGTGCAAAGCACATTAGGATGCGTTTTATTGACTCGTTAATGAGATTTATTGATCTGGAAGCATCTGCAGTGTAACTTGTCCTTAGGCCAGAATGATAAGCTGCCACGAGGACAAGGGTTGGGGACACGGAGCCACTTCTTGACTGGTAGTTGATTAACTGAAGCCTTAAAGTCCTGGATACTGCACATATATGTAGCAGGAAACACACCTGAGCGTAACCTTGAGTGTCACTTTGCTTTGTTCTTCTTCTCAGCTGGTTTCAAGAGACCTGTGGTGCTGTTTGGACCCATCGCCGATGCAGCTATTGAGAAGCTATCCTCAGACCTGCCTAATGAGTTCCTGATTGCCAGTAAGTGCTACACCTTTGTGCTGGGGCAGGCATGTAGCAACGAGACTGTGGTCCAGGGAAACTCACTGTCCTCAAGCctacagggttttttttttttttcttcgtttTTTTCAAGTCTCATTTGCACTATTTACACAATTATTTGGGTAGTGAGTCTGCATTCATGGCTGTCTCACATGTCTCCCTCAGAAACAGAGCCCAAAGATGCGGGGTCAGAGAAGTCCCCAGGCGTGGTGCGCCTTAACACCATCCGGCAGATTATTGAACAGGTTTGGGTCACACCGCTCTGTCGGCATCACGAGTGTGTAGAAGCAGATTCAGGTCGTTTGGtggtcagctgacctgctgTCACCCACGCCCCCTTTCTCGCTCCACCGCCCAGGAGAAGCACGCTCTGCTGGATGTGACGCCAAAGGCTGTGGACACACTCAACTACACTCAGTGGTATCCCATCGTCATCTTCTTCAACCCCGACAGCAAGCAGGGAGTGAAGACCATGCGCCAGCGTGTCATCCCAGGTTCCGGCCGCAGCTCCCGGAAGCTGCACGACCAGGCGGTCAAGCTGAGGAAGACCTGCTCACATCTCTTCACTGGTCAGTCTGAGCAGCAAAGCTTTGCATGGATCACACTCACAGGAATGAACTTCTGGAAAAATCAGAATAGTCTAACAACAAGTACAATCACTGTTAAAAGCGCTATTTAATTGTTACAGTCCAAAAGCAAAGATGAATCGGCAACCAGTAAACAAGCAGTTTATGAAAGCCTATGCTTGTACTGCAGGCTCGCTCCCTATCTGTTTCCGTATCCCTGTATCTGACATGTCGTTTGTGTTCCTATGGCCACCTCTTCTGATCCCCCTCAGCCACAATTGATCTGAACTCTGCCAATGACGCGTGGTATGGGAGTGTGAAGGACTCCATACGCGAGCAGCAGGCTCAGGCCGTTTGGGTGTCCGAAGGGAAGGTAAATGGAGGCGGGGCCACGAAGATACAAACCAGCATCCCATCATAGCCCAGCTTCTCAATTCAGCCTCATTACGGCTGCAGTCTTTCCACCTCTTTAATTCTTCATGTTATACATGTTTTCTAATGGTAAACGAAGTACATCTCTAACTTTTTAATGCATGTCCTTTAGTTATTTCATTCTTTCTATCGTTATCTTAGATTTTCACACGCCAAGAAGAGCCTCCGATGCCTCTCTTGTGCATGGTTTCTTTGCATGCTTTGTTGAACATCTTCTTCAGTTGGTGGTGGTCTACAGCTTggttctttttgtttttgtttttgtttcgtTCCTCTCTGTACAAAGATCCATCATGTGTCTCTTTTAGCTGGACTTGACAGAAGGGGATCTTGATCTCCATGACGATCGCATGTCCTACCTCTCAGCCATGAGTGCCGACTATCTGAGCATGGATAGCCGGCTTGTCAGTGACTGCGACGACACGGCCGATGAGGGCGGGGCCTACACTGACAACGAGCCGGACGAGCCGATAGGCGAGCCGCATGTTTCCGCCATCAGTCGATCCTCCGAGCCTGTCCTAGCTGAAGAGGTGAGGTCTTGCACAATACTGGATATAACACATTCTCTGCAGTCTATCCTGGTGAGGAAGGTCTCCTATCATATAATATATGCAGagacatatatgtatattgtgTAAAAAGTGGAAATGGATCATGTATAAatatctctctctttttttgttgGAATTGAAGAAAAATACCAGAAATAGCAACTGCAGTTTAAAGTTCAGCATAAAGGTTAAAGTTCCATATTCGGTATATTCAGTAAAGAAAATATCAGTATTGTGTACCATCTACCTAGCCATCATTATCCACACCTTGAAATGCTGTTCTAATTCAGGATTAGTCAatttccggtcctggagagccaCAATTCAGCACAGTTTGCAGACTTCCCCAATGAAACGCATCCTAATTAGCTTATTATCAGGTAGATATGTAATACATATTAATAGATATGTTTGAACAGGGAAaactgcaaactgtgttggattctggtcTCCAGGACCATTTTTTGAGAAACCCTGCTTTAATTGGCCCTGTGTTGTCACATGATATCCAGACCAAACATGGCTTCTTCTGGACAGGCCCGACCCACGTTAGTCTATCGGCAGACGGTGTCCtgagtagggctgcacgatatcacaTTGCGATATAACTGCCATTGCACTAGCCGACATCAAATTTGGTGAATAGtatcaaatgacatttttcaaacacccttcataaacaaacatttttagtaCATATAGTTTCGCTCTAGCATGTCTGGTTTTTCTGTGATTTCGACTTAACTTTTTCTCAtatacaatgcattgtataCCTAATAATGTCATTTTGATACCAGTCATTTAAAATCACCAGTAACCTGTCATAGACTAATTGTTTTGTACAAACTAGTCAGCAGGGTTTACAGGCAGCTTGCAGTTATGTAAACTTACGGGTATGCTGCTGCAGGTCCACTGATGCTGGCCTTTGTATACAGAACTGTGAAGGGtgtttgaaaaatgtcatttgataTTATGAACTATAATTGTAAATTGTGACAAAACCAGATGTGCGGTGGCAAATTAGAAGCCATATTCTGAAACTACATGAAAAACTGTAGAACATGcacttgtttttgttaaatcacCTACcaaaaaatttttaaatgtcGGCCGGTGTTATATGCCACTTCTGCAAAAATCAGCAGGGCTTCAGGTGATGGGTGAAGCGTTTGTCCGGACACTGGCATTTTGGTACTATTCATAAGTTTACATTCATggccacaatttggtaagcagattagcagTATGTCTAGATGTGCAgtgtgacacccaaaagttagtgTTCTGTATAAATTCGGCGTATCCTTACATGTGTTAAATTTGGttagcacagcacagcacatgCTACTggtttggtaaatcatggaaatgataagcactgaagtggcggtgaagaaaggggcAGCTCAGCCACAACGTATTTTAAAAGGGGAGATACTGTGGATAAGGTAAGAGGACATCGGTGGTGTGGTGGTCCTTCTTGCTATGTAAAGCTCCACACGTTTATTAAGCATAAGGATACGCCGAATTTAtgcagattactaacttttgggcttCATAATATTACCATTTTAGGCACACTGCAAATCTGCTTAACCAATTGTGGGCATAAGTAAACATCTGTATAGTACTGAAATGCCAGCATCCAGACAAATGTTTTGCCCATTACCTAAAACCCTGCAGATCATTGTGCATGCGGCATACAGTCGCGGTGTGATATCGAGCAGCCCTATTCCTGAGGCAGCCTCCCTGTGCCCGGTGCCAAACcccgcctcccccctcccctcacaccTGTCTTTCTCCCATCGGCTGATCTGTAGCTTTCGAGGCGACCGAGCCCAGATTCACGAATACGCATGAAGACGTTTGGGATTCGGGAGGCACCTCGGGAATCTAGCCCCCCTCCTTCCTTTGTCCCTGAAACACCCAAGGTgagacgacccccccccccccccaccttccctgTTCTCCTAGATGTCACTAACCACACTACTGTAGCCTTTAATCTGCCAGGATCGGTGGTCATGAGGTGAATGAGAGTAATGAGCAGGGCAGTCAGAAACAAACCTGTGATATTACTACTGCCTGCCTTTAGCCAGCAACACAGAACCTTCTCTTTCTCCATCCTAttataaatagaaaaaaaaacaaatatttgacTCCCCTTCTTTTTAAAGAATGGTGCTCCAAGGCGAATGTGTCTTCCCTGAGATTCTGACTCATCACAGAGAGGCTCAGTGGACCACAGCAGGACTTCAGTAGCTTCTGTGTTGTCATAGGGTTCCACTTACACCCTTCCAAATCCATTCTGTGTAGCTTGTCATCTGCAATATTGGTTTGAAATGCATATATGGTTCTGTTCATTATAGAAACGCAGGTTCTTTGTAGCATATATGAAGTGAATTATGTAAAGATAGAAAATTGCATTGAAGtttattgaattttattcaGAGGTTCAGTTAATTTATCATTCTGAGATGTTTGAGAGTATGAAGTAAGGAGCTgggtttgttttattttgaaagtcGTCATGTTCATGAGAACTGGAGAGTAATAAATGGAGATTGCTAGCTTTATGGATACCACACACTAGGTCTGCTGTGATTGCAAAAACTCATTGAGGGAAATCCGCTTTGAACTAGGATGTACTATAGCGCTGTAGCTTGGGGTGCAATTAAACTGGTTAATCTGGGTGAGACTGGTGTAAGACCACATCTGCTGGGTCTCTCCAGGGGCACCCGCAAGAGTGCTGTATGTGTTGTGGGCGGTTGGACATTCTAGGCTGTTGTGGACGAGGCTTGTTACCCTTGCAGATGAAAGCCCAGTCCCGAGACAAGGGGCTTCGCGTACAGCCCAGCCCCCGCAGAGGTTACGACTCTCACTCCAGCAGTCCCACGAGCAGCGATCACCCACGCAGCCAGGACTCCTACAGCGGAAAGCCCCTACCACCCCCCGTTTCCCTCAAACCCACCTACCAGTCCCGCATCCCCAGGGGCACGCCTGACAGCCAGCCCCCTGGTGACCGGGCTGGGGTGCCGGAGAGCCCCGAAGACCCATCCCAGAAGTCCTTTCTTGGCAAGGTGAAAGCTTTCGAGAAGATGGACCACTTTGCCCGGACGCAgaggatgctggagctgcaggaagCCCAGAGCGCCAGGGTAAGCACAGCATTCATATGCAGGACCACCCTGTTTGCTTTCATTTACATTAGCTTAACCTAGATACTGGTGTTTGGCCATTAAATGAGGCATATCGATAGGTTTATTCCAATTGTCATATTGCTTTTTAGCTGGAAATTGCTCAGAGGCATCCGGATATCTATGCGGTTCCTTCGAAGCCACCAAAGGCCGACCTCAGCCGACCGCAACCAATAGGGTAAGAGCAACATCTAATCATGTGACCTTGATCATTATATTGATTAAGGCAGGAATATCTGTTCTGTCTTTGCCCAAGACTTGATGCAGCCCCAGCTTATGCCTCATCACACAGAACTTTCACGATGTTTTTGAGATTATATAAACTATTGATCATAGGGGGAAATGTGGTATCattgatttatatttatttacactacATTTATTTGTCCAAAGTGAAACGAGGCAagtagcacattacaaacattcaTGCCGTCAAGGAGTCgcctaggcataagtgcaggtaggctgagcttccagtgaaggtCCAGCTTCAAGAGAGTGTTGGAGCAACAGCTACACAACATCTGCCAGACGAAGCAAGAGCTTAATAAGACTACAATTCAGTCAGTAGAAAATGCAATAAAAGCATTATTCATTACTCTTATTTCTTTATGATCGATAttctttttcttatttgtaAGGATACTTACATTTTAGTAAATTATACAGCTTGATGTTTTTCTGGGACCAGGTCAGACACTTTATTGCAAGAGTAAGATTCCCTAAACATTCACAAGTTCAGCTCCTTAACACCTGCACTACTAGCATTTAATTTCTTGTCAGACCTTTAAAGCAACTTTAATATTGTAATCATTTTTAGTTTTCCCCCATTTGCGCCATTAGATTAATGGGGCAATTTACTCAGTGATATAGCAGCAGCGCCCCCCTCTGTGGCTATGACGTAACAGCAGGGGCAAACAGTAGGGTTCTAGCCGCAAGTGGCCTAAATCTTGGGACAGTTT harbors:
- the tjp2b gene encoding tight junction protein ZO-2b isoform X3, yielding MSHGSIFTGSLLCAIKTSGMEETIWEQYTVTLQRDSKMGFGIAVTGGRDNPNVESGETSIIVSDVLPGGPADGQLYENDRVILVNTIPMDNVPHSFAVQQLRKCGKVAKITVKRPRKVPVQTIKTPPSPEAHDWPSDYEEYERHSSLSSRKPSWAEGNGGLGYPRKRDQSLEQERGRGAYLEPDYRTRGYGRDQEYGRGRSVERDERDYRRDGSRGRTLSRELSPERRYPKDHSRGRSVDRDRDLSSPTQTYNNRDLSYERRRIEPRTDERMLRSRSREQLPDRSPSPDPRSHDGDREPLEKPINVLLVKNRPNEEYGLRLGSQIFIKEMTSTGLAAKDGSLREGDIILKINGTVTENLSLADAGKLIEKSRGKLQLVVQRDRRQILIRIPALADSDSEPDDISEIESYRSYSPQEDRRSRHSDLSSHSSNERIREKPGDDPPSKQGRAGSMPSSFRGSEDNHPQQEHAEEPRTEEPPAVVIATPKILLRPSPEDEATYGSNTAMVSFQKGESVGLRLAGGNDVGIFIAGVQEGSPAEEEGLQTGNQILKVNNVDFRGLVREEAVLFLLEIPKGDTVTILAQSKSDVYKDILASGRGDSFFIRTHFEYEKESPQGLSFSRGEIFKVVDTLYDGKLGNWLAVRVGGDNRLLEKGIIPNKSRADQMASVQNSQKGAGNDRADFWRLRGQRAARKKDLRKTRDDMGSTPIGTRFPAYERVVLREAGFKRPVVLFGPIADAAIEKLSSDLPNEFLIAKTEPKDAGSEKSPGVVRLNTIRQIIEQEKHALLDVTPKAVDTLNYTQWYPIVIFFNPDSKQGVKTMRQRVIPGSGRSSRKLHDQAVKLRKTCSHLFTATIDLNSANDAWYGSVKDSIREQQAQAVWVSEGKLDLTEGDLDLHDDRMSYLSAMSADYLSMDSRLVSDCDDTADEGGAYTDNEPDEPIGEPHVSAISRSSEPVLAEELSRRPSPDSRIRMKTFGIREAPRESSPPPSFVPETPKMKAQSRDKGLRVQPSPRRGYDSHSSSPTSSDHPRSQDSYSGKPLPPPVSLKPTYQSRIPRGTPDSQPPGDRAGVPESPEDPSQKSFLGKVKAFEKMDHFARTQRMLELQEAQSARLEIAQRHPDIYAVPSKPPKADLSRPQPIGSSSRPEPQTSPSKQPYSESRSPYYHGGEEEYRQQLAEQNTRGYPGSSQQYQDTEL
- the tjp2b gene encoding tight junction protein ZO-2b isoform X4 — protein: MAVRFRRQTSGMEETIWEQYTVTLQRDSKMGFGIAVTGGRDNPNVESGETSIIVSDVLPGGPADGQLYENDRVILVNTIPMDNVPHSFAVQQLRKCGKVAKITVKRPRKVPVQTIKTPPSPEAHDWPSDYEEYERHSSLSSRKPSWAEGNGGLGYPRKRDQSLEQERGRGAYLEPDYRTRGYGRDQEYGRGRSVERDERDYRRDGSRGRTLSRELSPERRYPKDHSRGRSVDRDRDLSSPTQTYNNRDLSYERRRIEPRTDERMLRSRSREQLPDRSPSPDPRSHDGDREPLEKPINVLLVKNRPNEEYGLRLGSQIFIKEMTSTGLAAKDGSLREGDIILKINGTVTENLSLADAGKLIEKSRGKLQLVVQRDRRQILIRIPALADSDSEPDDISEIESYRSYSPQEDRRSRHSDLSSHSSNERIREKPGDDPPSKQGRAGSMPSSFRGSEDNHPQQEHAEEPRTEEPPAVVIATPKILLRPSPEDEATYGSNTAMVSFQKGESVGLRLAGGNDVGIFIAGVQEGSPAEEEGLQTGNQILKVNNVDFRGLVREEAVLFLLEIPKGDTVTILAQSKSDVYKDILASGRGDSFFIRTHFEYEKESPQGLSFSRGEIFKVVDTLYDGKLGNWLAVRVGGDNRLLEKGIIPNKSRADQMASVQNSQKGAGNDRADFWRLRGQRAARKKDLRKTRDDMGSTPIGTRFPAYERVVLREAGFKRPVVLFGPIADAAIEKLSSDLPNEFLIAKTEPKDAGSEKSPGVVRLNTIRQIIEQEKHALLDVTPKAVDTLNYTQWYPIVIFFNPDSKQGVKTMRQRVIPGSGRSSRKLHDQAVKLRKTCSHLFTATIDLNSANDAWYGSVKDSIREQQAQAVWVSEGKLDLTEGDLDLHDDRMSYLSAMSADYLSMDSRLVSDCDDTADEGGAYTDNEPDEPIGEPHVSAISRSSEPVLAEELSRRPSPDSRIRMKTFGIREAPRESSPPPSFVPETPKMKAQSRDKGLRVQPSPRRGYDSHSSSPTSSDHPRSQDSYSGKPLPPPVSLKPTYQSRIPRGTPDSQPPGDRAGVPESPEDPSQKSFLGKVKAFEKMDHFARTQRMLELQEAQSARLEIAQRHPDIYAVPSKPPKADLSRPQPIGSSSRPEPQTSPSKQPYSESRSPYYHGGEEEYRQQLAEQNTRGYPGSSQQYQDTEL
- the tjp2b gene encoding tight junction protein ZO-2b isoform X2 — translated: MPVKGGRVIYPGRNEHGGTSGMEETIWEQYTVTLQRDSKMGFGIAVTGGRDNPNVESGETSIIVSDVLPGGPADGQLYENDRVILVNTIPMDNVPHSFAVQQLRKCGKVAKITVKRPRKVPVQTIKTPPSPEAHDWPSDYEEYERHSSLSSRKPSWAEGNGGLGYPRKRDQSLEQERGRGAYLEPDYRTRGYGRDQEYGRGRSVERDERDYRRDGSRGRTLSRELSPERRYPKDHSRGRSVDRDRDLSSPTQTYNNRDLSYERRRIEPRTDERMLRSRSREQLPDRSPSPDPRSHDGDREPLEKPINVLLVKNRPNEEYGLRLGSQIFIKEMTSTGLAAKDGSLREGDIILKINGTVTENLSLADAGKLIEKSRGKLQLVVQRDRRQILIRIPALADSDSEPDDISEIESYRSYSPQEDRRSRHSDLSSHSSNERIREKPGDDPPSKQGRAGSMPSSFRGSEDNHPQQEHAEEPRTEEPPAVVIATPKILLRPSPEDEATYGSNTAMVSFQKGESVGLRLAGGNDVGIFIAGVQEGSPAEEEGLQTGNQILKVNNVDFRGLVREEAVLFLLEIPKGDTVTILAQSKSDVYKDILASGRGDSFFIRTHFEYEKESPQGLSFSRGEIFKVVDTLYDGKLGNWLAVRVGGDNRLLEKGIIPNKSRADQMASVQNSQKGAGNDRADFWRLRGQRAARKKDLRKTRDDMGSTPIGTRFPAYERVVLREAGFKRPVVLFGPIADAAIEKLSSDLPNEFLIAKTEPKDAGSEKSPGVVRLNTIRQIIEQEKHALLDVTPKAVDTLNYTQWYPIVIFFNPDSKQGVKTMRQRVIPGSGRSSRKLHDQAVKLRKTCSHLFTATIDLNSANDAWYGSVKDSIREQQAQAVWVSEGKLDLTEGDLDLHDDRMSYLSAMSADYLSMDSRLVSDCDDTADEGGAYTDNEPDEPIGEPHVSAISRSSEPVLAEELSRRPSPDSRIRMKTFGIREAPRESSPPPSFVPETPKMKAQSRDKGLRVQPSPRRGYDSHSSSPTSSDHPRSQDSYSGKPLPPPVSLKPTYQSRIPRGTPDSQPPGDRAGVPESPEDPSQKSFLGKVKAFEKMDHFARTQRMLELQEAQSARLEIAQRHPDIYAVPSKPPKADLSRPQPIGSSSRPEPQTSPSKQPYSESRSPYYHGGEEEYRQQLAEQNTRGYPGSSQQYQDTEL